A region from the Elusimicrobiota bacterium genome encodes:
- a CDS encoding PorV/PorQ family protein, protein MKSVKKQSEVQSPKMEVRCQKLGISGYFISYLFLLPTFYFLLSSNVSAAFSKSDAGTSAVQFLKLGAGARSSGMGDIGVGVSEGASNIYWNAAGLAGMEQTSISVMHAVWFEDIGYTWIGYGQPTETGGLGIGIQYLSYGSIEGNDTAGLLTSNYSPSDMSVTIGYGNEVSDEVSLGAGIKYISSKITKTGVAIAGDVGMLYKPTEGKTSLGISLQNIGGKMKYIESGDNLPMTIRVGGGYNIQPEWLVGLEMTAVNDSGMGIGAGTEYKYAASEGATLIGRAGYNTETKDIGGLKGLSLGAGVELKSCGVDYAFVPFGDLGDTHRISLNLKF, encoded by the coding sequence ATGAAAAGCGTAAAGAAGCAGTCCGAAGTCCAAAGTCCAAAGATGGAAGTCAGGTGTCAGAAGTTAGGAATTAGCGGTTATTTTATTTCTTATCTTTTCCTACTTCCCACTTTCTACTTCCTACTTTCTAGTAATGTGTCCGCAGCCTTTAGTAAGAGTGATGCCGGCACAAGTGCAGTACAGTTTTTAAAGCTGGGCGCCGGAGCACGCAGTAGCGGAATGGGTGATATAGGAGTAGGAGTAAGTGAAGGAGCAAGTAATATATATTGGAATGCAGCCGGCTTAGCGGGAATGGAACAAACATCAATAAGTGTAATGCATGCGGTATGGTTTGAGGATATAGGCTATACCTGGATAGGATATGGCCAGCCGACAGAAACAGGCGGATTAGGAATAGGAATCCAGTATTTAAGTTATGGTTCTATAGAAGGCAATGATACCGCGGGATTATTAACCAGCAATTATAGTCCATCCGATATGTCAGTAACAATAGGATATGGTAACGAAGTAAGCGACGAAGTATCATTAGGAGCCGGAATAAAGTATATAAGCAGCAAGATAACGAAAACTGGTGTAGCGATAGCCGGTGATGTAGGAATGTTATACAAGCCAACGGAAGGAAAAACGAGCTTAGGAATATCGCTCCAGAATATAGGTGGTAAGATGAAATATATAGAATCCGGCGATAATCTGCCGATGACGATACGGGTAGGCGGAGGATATAATATTCAACCGGAATGGTTAGTCGGATTAGAAATGACAGCAGTAAATGACAGTGGAATGGGAATAGGCGCAGGGACAGAGTACAAGTATGCAGCAAGTGAAGGAGCAACACTAATAGGCAGGGCAGGATATAATACAGAGACCAAAGACATAGGCGGCTTAAAAGGACTAAGCTTAGGAGCAGGAGTAGAGCTTAAGAGTTGTGGAGTAGATTATGCCTTTGTCCCGTTTGGCGAT
- a CDS encoding AraC family transcriptional regulator, with the protein MSKHSVIKEDLTLFPLLFSVKDFPFSIVTTIDLNVPSKDYHFHPFATEFHYIHSGNGYYFIKDKSYIFKKKSLVIIHGRDIHTYIKGENPSRITKTTLYFVKSLFKDSLSLQPFIKSILSCNENFPHHICFSEKEANNMELILHMIEEEWKRKEKNFREAIKSLLITFFVLIERSMSNNKKNISSNEEHNPVIDEVLDYINKHFKERITLAGLSKHAGYSPYHISHLFKKFTGLNFMEFIDNKRIIEAKRILETDNNKKVISIAYEVGFSNLSTFNLNFKRFTGTNPSQYRKFFTSNNN; encoded by the coding sequence ATGAGTAAACATTCAGTTATAAAAGAAGATCTGACTCTTTTTCCTTTACTGTTTTCAGTAAAAGATTTTCCTTTCTCTATAGTTACTACAATTGATCTTAATGTGCCGAGTAAGGATTATCATTTTCACCCCTTTGCTACGGAGTTCCATTATATTCATTCCGGTAATGGTTACTATTTTATTAAAGACAAATCATATATTTTTAAAAAAAAATCACTGGTTATTATTCACGGACGGGATATCCATACCTATATAAAAGGAGAAAATCCATCTCGGATAACTAAAACCACTTTATATTTTGTTAAATCCTTATTTAAGGATTCTCTTTCACTTCAACCTTTTATAAAAAGTATTCTTAGTTGTAATGAAAACTTTCCGCATCATATATGTTTTAGTGAAAAAGAAGCAAATAATATGGAACTAATTTTACATATGATTGAAGAGGAGTGGAAAAGAAAGGAAAAGAATTTTCGTGAGGCCATAAAATCTTTACTTATAACATTTTTTGTACTAATAGAAAGAAGTATGTCTAATAATAAAAAGAATATTAGTTCTAATGAAGAGCATAATCCTGTAATTGACGAAGTATTAGATTATATAAACAAACACTTTAAAGAACGCATAACTCTTGCCGGATTATCAAAGCATGCGGGATATTCTCCTTATCACATAAGTCATTTGTTTAAAAAATTCACCGGGTTAAATTTTATGGAATTCATAGACAATAAAAGAATAATAGAAGCAAAGCGTATTTTGGAGACAGACAATAACAAAAAGGTAATTTCAATTGCATATGAGGTAGGTTTTTCAAATCTGAGTACTTTCAACCTGAATTTCAAGCGTTTTACCGGCACAAATCCCTCTCAATACCGCAAGTTTTTCACATCAAACAACAACTAA